One genomic region from Streptomyces venezuelae encodes:
- a CDS encoding non-ribosomal peptide synthetase — MNALSPIPSAGVLVEAVLRQARRSPDAIAVAYGDDELTYRQLMARAGRMAAALRGRGLTRGDLVAVCLTPGTDLVTAFLAAVWAGCAYVPLDPAHPRQRRAELLRDCGARLLITHAIATGGGPVHDATEAVSPAALLDQAGDRREPPPSGASPDDIAYICYTSGTTGVPKGVAVPQSAVTHLVTDTDYIDLGPGDRVAQASNPAFDAATFEIWGALCNGARLEGLPKEVVVDPDALAEAIRTRGVSALFLTTALFHLVALERPAAFAPLRTLLVGGEALNPHRARDVLAHPPGALLNVYGPTETTTFAAWHRADRVGADAVSVPIGTPLRRMRAYVLDEFLRETPDGVTGELYLAGPGLAHGYWADPAATAERFVADPTGKGERLYRTGDRARRDADGRIDFRGRGDQQVKIRGFRVEPAEVEAQVARRPDVACAVVTAGRDSSDDIRLTLYVVPAPGAGEDLAERVLARLHETLPGYAVPSAAVVLDRLPLSGNGKVDRAALLPAPDTPATGEPAAPRSPLESALVLLWAELLDVPEVGIHDDFFRLGGHSLTISRLRSLIKQTLRVELPLADMFDTKTVAEQAAALTLREPAPGALTAAAQELLRVTALTDEEVEAELASTERES, encoded by the coding sequence GTGAACGCTCTTTCGCCGATACCCTCCGCCGGCGTACTGGTGGAGGCCGTGCTCCGGCAGGCACGGCGGTCCCCCGACGCCATCGCGGTCGCCTACGGCGACGACGAACTGACGTACCGCCAGTTGATGGCGCGGGCGGGCCGGATGGCCGCGGCCCTGCGCGGACGCGGTCTGACGAGGGGCGACCTGGTGGCCGTGTGCCTGACGCCGGGCACCGACCTGGTGACGGCGTTCCTCGCGGCCGTGTGGGCGGGCTGCGCCTACGTACCGCTGGATCCGGCACACCCGCGGCAGCGGCGCGCGGAGCTGCTGCGGGACTGCGGGGCCCGGCTGCTGATCACCCATGCCATCGCGACCGGAGGCGGCCCTGTTCACGACGCCACCGAAGCCGTCTCACCGGCCGCCCTCCTCGACCAGGCCGGTGACCGGCGGGAACCGCCGCCGTCCGGGGCGTCCCCCGACGACATCGCCTACATCTGTTACACGTCCGGCACCACCGGCGTCCCCAAGGGCGTGGCCGTCCCGCAGAGTGCCGTCACTCACCTGGTGACCGACACCGACTACATCGACCTGGGGCCCGGCGACCGCGTGGCGCAGGCGTCCAACCCCGCGTTCGACGCCGCCACGTTCGAGATCTGGGGTGCCCTGTGCAACGGCGCCCGTCTGGAGGGCCTGCCCAAGGAGGTCGTGGTGGATCCGGACGCCCTGGCCGAGGCGATCAGGACGAGGGGCGTGAGCGCGCTCTTCCTGACCACCGCGCTGTTCCACCTCGTGGCACTGGAACGGCCCGCCGCCTTCGCTCCGTTGCGGACCCTGCTCGTCGGCGGCGAGGCCCTGAACCCACACCGCGCCCGCGACGTGCTCGCACATCCGCCGGGCGCGCTGCTGAACGTGTACGGCCCCACGGAGACGACGACGTTCGCAGCATGGCACCGGGCGGACCGGGTCGGTGCGGACGCCGTCTCCGTTCCGATCGGGACACCGCTGCGCAGGATGCGCGCGTACGTCCTGGACGAGTTTCTGCGAGAGACCCCCGACGGCGTCACCGGCGAGCTCTATCTCGCCGGTCCCGGCCTGGCCCATGGGTACTGGGCGGATCCGGCGGCGACCGCGGAGCGGTTCGTGGCCGACCCGACGGGCAAGGGCGAGCGGCTCTACCGCACCGGGGACCGGGCCCGCCGCGACGCCGACGGACGGATCGACTTCCGGGGCCGGGGCGACCAGCAGGTCAAGATCCGTGGCTTCCGCGTCGAACCGGCCGAGGTGGAGGCACAGGTCGCCCGCCGCCCCGACGTCGCCTGCGCCGTCGTGACCGCGGGGCGTGATTCGTCCGACGACATCCGGCTGACCCTGTACGTCGTCCCGGCCCCGGGCGCGGGCGAAGACCTGGCCGAACGGGTGCTGGCCCGGCTGCACGAGACCCTGCCCGGCTACGCGGTGCCCTCCGCGGCGGTGGTGCTGGACCGTCTGCCGCTCAGCGGGAACGGCAAGGTGGACCGTGCCGCCCTCCTGCCCGCGCCGGACACCCCGGCAACGGGTGAGCCGGCCGCGCCCCGCAGCCCGCTGGAGTCGGCGCTGGTCCTGCTGTGGGCGGAGCTGCTCGACGTCCCCGAGGTCGGGATCCACGACGACTTCTTCCGGCTCGGCGGGCACTCCCTGACGATCAGCCGGCTGCGGTCCCTGATCAAGCAGACCCTGCGGGTCGAGCTGCCGCTGGCGGACATGTTCGACACGAAGACGGTGGCGGAGCAGGCGGCGGCACTCACCTTGCGCGAGCCCGCCCCGGGGGCGCTGACGGCTGCGGCGCAGGAACTGCTCAGGGTCACGGCCCTCACCGACGAAGAGGTGGAGGCCGAACTGGCGAGCACAGAGCGGGAGAGCTGA